The Hymenobacter sp. DG01 sequence GCGACCTGTCCGGCCAGCATGAGCTGGTAAAACCAGCCCGCGCCGCGCAGCACCAGTATCAGGTTGCTCAGCAGCATTAACACCAGCAGCAGGGGCGTCAGCCACCGCAGCACCTTATGCGACCAGTAGGCAAAGCTCACGCCCCGCCAGGGCGGCCACAGCAGGCGCCGGAACGCCACCAGGTTCTGGAAGTTGCCGGTGGAAATGCGGGCTTTGCGCCGGAACTCCTCCGGCAGCTTATCCGATACGTCCTCGTGGCAAATGGCCTCCAGCTCGTTGATGGCTTGGTAACCCTCTTGCAGCACGGCCATCGAGATAAAAAAGTCATCGACGATAAAGGAGCTCGGCGCGGGGTAGTAGCAGGCTCGGCGAACGGCAAAGCAGCCGCCAAAGGCCCCAATCATGGCGCCCCACACCACGCCTTCCTGGTATTTCAGCAGGTTTTCACGCTCCAGGTAGGCTTTTTCCTGGCCGGAAATGCCGGTGTGGCGGCTGTCGGGGTTGAGGATGTTGCCGCCCACTTGCCCGATGCGCGGGTTCCGGAAATGCTTGACGAGGTGGTAAAGCGTGTCGGGGGTGAAAAACACGTTGGCATCCGTGAGTACCAGCACGGGAGCCGTAGCCTCCGCCGATAAGACCTCTATCACGCCGGGCTTGCCGGTGCGCTGGTGGAAGGGTCGAAACTGCAGCTGGGGATAGGCGGCGCAGAGCCGAGTTATCAGGGCGTTGGTTTGGTCTTGGGAGTTATCGGAACCGATGTAGAAGGTGAGCTTATCGAGCGGATAGGTGGTAGCAAACGTGGAGCGAATCTTCTCCTCTATTACCTGCTCCTCGTTGTACACGGCCAGCAGAATGTCTACCCGGGGCAGCTCCGGGTCAGCGGGCTGATACACCTGCTGGTTTTGCTTGCGGCCGCGGGCCAGGCGGGCCAGCAGCAACGGAAACAGCACGTAGGTATGCGCCACCAGCAGCAGGCTACCCCAGAGCACGGCCGCAACCCCGGCATCAACGAGTGGCAGCACGGGGTTGGGGCGTCAGGATGGTGTACAGATCCAGGAAGCTTTCCACCACCCGGCGGTTGTCGTAGAGGCGGGCGATGGTGCGGGCGGCTTCCTCGCCAATGTCCTGCTGGCCCAGCTCGCCGCGGTAGTAGCGGCCCAGGCGCTCAATCCACTCCGAGGGCTCGTCACAGAGCACAATATCAAAGTTGTCGCGCACATGAATACCTTCGGAACCCAGGCCGGTGCTGATAATGCACTTGCCCAGGGCCATGCCTTCGATGATTTTGATGCGCATGCCGCCCCCGCTAAGCAAGGGTACCAGCATCACCTCGTACTGCTGCATAAACTGCGCCGCTGATTCCACGAAGCCGTGAATGGTGACGCCGGGAAGGTTCAGGTTGCGGATGTGGGGCGGAGTTTCCTTGCCGGCAATGTGCAGCTCCAGCTCGGGGTATAGCTCGTGCGCCCGGGGCCACACCTCGCGCAGCAGCCAGTCCACGCCTTCCTGGTTGGGCAGCCAGTCCAGGGAGCCAATCATGAACAGGGTGCGCGGCTTGGGCCGGATGGCGGGGTCGCGCTGAAACCGGTTCAAATCGACGCCGGCGGGCACAAACACCACTGGTTCCTGGCAACCTAGCTCCCGCAGGCGGCGTTGGTCGGGCTCAGTAATGGCGGCCACGGCATCAAAGCGTGGCAGCGTCTGGTGCTCGAAGCGGCGCAGGCGTTTGGCCAGATGGCTGAGGTAGAAGCGCTTCAGCACGTTGGTTTCGCGCTCAGCCAGCATCTGCCAGATGGTGTACTCCACGTTATGGGCCCGCAGCACCACCGGAATGCCGGGCGCCAGGCGCTGCACCGTATCCACGTACCAAGAAACCAGGCCGCCTTCCACTTGAATCACATCAATGGTTTCCGTGCTTAGCACTTGCTGCAAGCGCACTACCACCGTCTGGCTCACAAACCGCTCGATGTTGTAGGGCAGCTCACTGAACAGCAGATTCCGCAGGGCTTTCACCGGCGAAAGGCGGGTGTCCACGTCCACCGGAATCAGGCGCACCAGGGGGCCCAGATGGTCGAGCACGTCGGCGGGCTGGTGGTGCTTGGGCGTGTTGAGGGCCAGTACCGTTACCTGGTGCCCCGCCCGACTCAGGCCCGCCGTTACGTCGTACATGGCAATGGCCCCGCCATCGGTGGGCGGATACGGAACGCGCGGACAGAGCTGGAGGATGTGCACAGGCAAAAGGAGCTGGTGAGGCGCGTAAAGCTACAAAGAAGAACCACTGCCCATCGACAGCCCGGCCAGTTTCCTACCCCCGCCCGCGCCGCAAACCCGTTTACATAGCCGCACGCGGAATAACAGTGCCTAGCAGGTTAGCTAGTTGGTTATCCATCTGCTTGAGCAGGCGAATGTTGGTCAGGTGCTCGTCGAGGGCGGCTTCATCCATGGGGCGGCGCAGTGCCTCCATGTGCTCGGCCAGGGCGCGCTCCACGTTTACCTTGTTGAAGCGCAGAATTGCGTTGTCGCAGGCGGTTTGGAGCAAATCCAGCTCCCGGGGCACGTAAATCTGGTGGGTGGTCCAGTTGGGACTCAGCTCGTATTTCTCGGTAGCCAGCTCCGCCACCAGGGCCCGAATATCAGAGCGGCCGTGCTGAATGAGGGTGCGCACTTCGGGCCAACGGCCCTGGTTCATTTCCTCCTGACATAGGTGGAGCAAATCGGCGTAAATACCGGTTTTGAAGGGCGTATCGAGCTGCTGCAGCAGGTACTGGGCCACGCTGATGTCGGGGGCCAGGGGCTGGGGCGAGTACAGCAGCAGCAAGCGCACAATTTCCCGCTCGCACTGCTCCAGCACGTCGGGCACGGGCTCCAAGTCTTCTTTGGTAATGGTCAGTAGGTCGCCGCCACCGCCCATCAGGTCTTCGGGCGAGGCCCCGTACATCAGGGCCTCCGCTTCCTCCTCGGGGCTCATGGGCCTTGGGGCCGGGCGGGGGGTAGCAGCCGTAGCCGGGGAAGCCGCACTGCTGCCAGCCCCTACCCCACTGTTGCTGCCCGAAGCCCCGCCGGCCGCCTTGCCCGAGGCGTTGCGCACCAGCTTGTTATATTCCGAAATCAGGACTTGCTCATCAATGCTGAAGGCCTGGGAGGTTTGCTGCAGAAACACCTGCCGCTTAATCGGGTCGGGTACTTTGCTGATGCTTTGCAGCACCTCCCGGATGGCCTCGGCCTTCTTCACCGGGTCCTGGGCGGCCTCACGGCTTACCAGATCCGTTTTAAACTGAATAAAGTCCTGGCTGGCGTTTTCAAGGTGGTCTTTGAAACGCTGGTCGCCAACTTTGCGGATGTAGCTGTCGGGGTCGTCGCCGTCGGGAAACAGCACCACGCGCACGTTCAGGCCGCCTTCCAGCAGCATATCAATCCCCCGCAGCGAGGCCCGAATACCGGCCGCGTCGCCGTCGTAGAGCACCGTTACGTTGTCGGTGTAGCGCTTAATGAGGCGAATCTGCCCATCCGTAAGCGAGGTTCCCGACGAGGCCACCACGTTCTTAATCCCGCCCTGGTGCAGGCTCAGCACGTCGAGGTAGCCCTCCACCAGATAGCACAGCTCCTCCGTCCGGATGGCCTGCCGACCCTGGTAGAGCCCGTACAGTACATCGGACTTGTGGTAGATTTCCGACTCTGGCGAGTTGAGGTACTTGGCGGTTTTGTCGTTGGGCTTGAGCGTGCGCGCCCCGAAGCCGATGACGCGGCCCGACACGTTATGAATCGGGAACATCACGCGGCCCCGGAACCGGTCGTAGCGCCGGCCGGTATCCTGGCCCTGGTCGTCTTCCTTGGTGATGACGAGCCCGGTTTTCTCCAGGTACTTGCGCTCGAAACCCGCCTTCTCCGCCGATTTCAGCAGGTCGTCCCACTGGTCGAGGGAGTAGCCGAGCTCGAAGGTTTTGATGGTCGTCTGGTTGAGGCCGCGCTGGCGCAGGTAGCTCCCTCCAATGCCCTGGCCTTCATCGGTGTTCAGCAGCAGGCGGTGGTAGTGGTCCTTGGCCCAGCTCGAAACGATGTACTGGGAGTCCTTTTCGTTTTGGGCCAGCTGCTGCTCGGGGGTCTTTTCTTCCTCCTCAACATCAATCCCGTACTTCTTGGCCAGGTATTTCAGGGCCTCCACGTAGGAGGTGCCCTCAATGTCCATGATGAACTGGACTACCCCCCCGGCCTTGCCGCACCCGAAGCACTTGTACAGCCCCTTGGCCGGCGCCACCGAGAAGCTCGGCGACTTCTCGTGGTGAAATGGGCAGCAGGCCCACATGTTCTGGCCCTTGCGCTTCAGCGACACAAAGTCGCCGACTACCTCCACAATATCCGCGTGGTGGATGATCTGATCAACGGTTTCTTTCGGGATGCGCGCCATACTACCCGCAAAGGTAGGCAGGAAGTGATGTGATGTTTCCCGCTTCCATCATATGCCCACTATTCGGCCGCCGGATTAGGCCCGACGGTATTTTCGCTACCCCTCCACCTACCTCAGAAGTTTCGGCTGGCGGTGGTTTCAGGAATGATGACCACGTAGTCGTACCCCAGAATGGTGGCCTGCAGCTCGGGAGCTGGCACAGGCATATGCTGGCGAAGCAGGGCCCGGCGCAGGGGGCGCACATCAAACACCTGCCAGGCGGCCCCGGGCGGGGTGGCGGTCATGAAGGGCTTGAGCATGGGCGCGTCGGCGTTGGAATACGGCGCTACGTTCTTGCTGAAATCCTCGGGATTCTGGCCGCCCACCTGGGTTCCCTGCTTGCCGATAACGAAAATGTGCAGGGTTTTCTGGTCGTGAGCATCAGCCAGGTTTATGGCCAGGTTGCCCACGTCGTAGATGTCGCCCCAGACGCTGCGGCCGCGGCCCATGTGGTTGGCCCCGAACTTAAACAGCATGGGTGGCAAAGGCTCGCCGGCCTGCTGGTAGGAAGCCAGCTCCCGGAGCAGGTTGCGCTTCATGAGGTTGATGCGCGTTTGGTGGCCGCCGGGCTTGCCGGCCGCGTTGGTCTTGAAGATGGCCACGCTGGCTTCCAGGTCCTGAACCAGCTGTCGGGACTCGGGACGCTCCCGGCGCGTGAGGCTCCGCAGACTATCAAGCAGGGAAGCGCGCAGGGTGTTTACGGCCACGGCGCCGTAGTTGCCGGAAACCAGCGCGGTCCGGTCCAGGGCCTGGATAGCGGCCGCCTGCCGGCGCAGGTAGGCCTGGGCAGATGTGCTTTTCACCTGGTCGGCCAGCAGCGTGAGCAGGCGGCCCGTGGAGGCAAACCCGGCTTGCTCGATGCCCACCAGCGCCGTTCCCTGGGCGCGCAGGCTGCGGGCCAACTCGTACTCCTCAATCCAGCTATAAAACGACAGCGCCATGGGGTGTTGGCGAAGAAAGGCGGCGGGCAGGCCGGGCTGGGCCGTAAGCCGGGTCAGGTCCTGGGCCTGATACCGGTCAATTTCTGCC is a genomic window containing:
- a CDS encoding glycosyltransferase produces the protein MLPLVDAGVAAVLWGSLLLVAHTYVLFPLLLARLARGRKQNQQVYQPADPELPRVDILLAVYNEEQVIEEKIRSTFATTYPLDKLTFYIGSDNSQDQTNALITRLCAAYPQLQFRPFHQRTGKPGVIEVLSAEATAPVLVLTDANVFFTPDTLYHLVKHFRNPRIGQVGGNILNPDSRHTGISGQEKAYLERENLLKYQEGVVWGAMIGAFGGCFAVRRACYYPAPSSFIVDDFFISMAVLQEGYQAINELEAICHEDVSDKLPEEFRRKARISTGNFQNLVAFRRLLWPPWRGVSFAYWSHKVLRWLTPLLLVLMLLSNLILVLRGAGWFYQLMLAGQVAAPALLLLDSALHRLNVHFRLLRFITHFYSMNMALLVGLWRFLKGVKTTVWEPTQRFQHKR
- a CDS encoding glycosyltransferase family 4 protein; translated protein: MHILQLCPRVPYPPTDGGAIAMYDVTAGLSRAGHQVTVLALNTPKHHQPADVLDHLGPLVRLIPVDVDTRLSPVKALRNLLFSELPYNIERFVSQTVVVRLQQVLSTETIDVIQVEGGLVSWYVDTVQRLAPGIPVVLRAHNVEYTIWQMLAERETNVLKRFYLSHLAKRLRRFEHQTLPRFDAVAAITEPDQRRLRELGCQEPVVFVPAGVDLNRFQRDPAIRPKPRTLFMIGSLDWLPNQEGVDWLLREVWPRAHELYPELELHIAGKETPPHIRNLNLPGVTIHGFVESAAQFMQQYEVMLVPLLSGGGMRIKIIEGMALGKCIISTGLGSEGIHVRDNFDIVLCDEPSEWIERLGRYYRGELGQQDIGEEAARTIARLYDNRRVVESFLDLYTILTPQPRAATR
- the dnaG gene encoding DNA primase, translating into MARIPKETVDQIIHHADIVEVVGDFVSLKRKGQNMWACCPFHHEKSPSFSVAPAKGLYKCFGCGKAGGVVQFIMDIEGTSYVEALKYLAKKYGIDVEEEEKTPEQQLAQNEKDSQYIVSSWAKDHYHRLLLNTDEGQGIGGSYLRQRGLNQTTIKTFELGYSLDQWDDLLKSAEKAGFERKYLEKTGLVITKEDDQGQDTGRRYDRFRGRVMFPIHNVSGRVIGFGARTLKPNDKTAKYLNSPESEIYHKSDVLYGLYQGRQAIRTEELCYLVEGYLDVLSLHQGGIKNVVASSGTSLTDGQIRLIKRYTDNVTVLYDGDAAGIRASLRGIDMLLEGGLNVRVVLFPDGDDPDSYIRKVGDQRFKDHLENASQDFIQFKTDLVSREAAQDPVKKAEAIREVLQSISKVPDPIKRQVFLQQTSQAFSIDEQVLISEYNKLVRNASGKAAGGASGSNSGVGAGSSAASPATAATPRPAPRPMSPEEEAEALMYGASPEDLMGGGGDLLTITKEDLEPVPDVLEQCEREIVRLLLLYSPQPLAPDISVAQYLLQQLDTPFKTGIYADLLHLCQEEMNQGRWPEVRTLIQHGRSDIRALVAELATEKYELSPNWTTHQIYVPRELDLLQTACDNAILRFNKVNVERALAEHMEALRRPMDEAALDEHLTNIRLLKQMDNQLANLLGTVIPRAAM